AGCTGCCACTGGCTTAAAGCAGGACCTATCGGAGGAGCCGGGGTTGCCTGACCGGCTGGTATGTGTAGCTTTATCTGTCCAACTACCTGTTTTCCTTTAGGCTTAGCCACTTTTGTTCTCCTTAAATACTAAATCGTTTGCACTTCTATAATGTCCAACTCAATAGGAGTTGAACGTCCAAAAATAGTCACGAACACGCGAACCTTCCCTCTTTCCGGATTGATCTCGTCCACTGTTCCTATAAAGCCCGCAAATGGCCCCGATATTATCTTCACGCTTTCTCCGGTAGAGAAAGGCACCTCGGCGGCCATCTTCTCTTGTCCCTTATCCATCTCCTCCATAACTGCAAGGGCTTCTTCGTCCGTAAGAGCCGATGGGCTCTCCTTTGTTCCAAGAAGCCTGACTACACCGGGCGTCGAGTTTACGAGTTTGAAGGTCTCTTCTCGCGGCTCCATCTCAACAAGGACGTGACCCGGAAAGAGCCTTCTTTCTTCAACGCTTTTCTTTCCTTTCTTGACACGCCACACTCTTTCGACCGGCACCACTATGCGGCCGAACATCTCTGCTAATCCGCTTCGCTCAATGAGCTTTGCAAGAAGCTTTTTGACCTTGGACTCGTGCCCGGTATAAGTATGAACGACAAAAAACTTCATCCGGCGAGACCCAGTAGAAGCTGCAACAGAAATTGAAAGAGCTTATCTATTCCAAAGACGAAGAGCGTCACAATAAGGGTCAACACAAGGACCGCTCCTGTTGTTGCGACAAGCTCCTTGCGGCCCGTCCATGAGACGCGACGCATCTCAACAAACGTGCCTTTAAAGAAATCTGCTATTTTAGTCCACACGTTATTCCTCGCTTCAAGACAAGCAGGCCTGGAGGGATTCGAACCCCCAACACCCGAATTTGGAGTCCGGTGCTCTGCCAGTTAGAGCTACAGGCCTATCACTTGACTTCTTTGTGTTCTGTGTGTTTTTTGCAGAAGCGGCAATACTTCTTTACGGCTATGCGCTCCTGCGTCTTTTGCTTGTTCTTTTCAGTAGTGTAATTGCGGCTCTTGCAGTCCGAACACGCAAGAGTTATGATTACTCGCATTATTCAATCACCTTTGTGACGACGCCAGCGCCAACGGTGCGTCCGCCTTCGCGGATTGCAAACCGGGAGCCTTCCTCAAGCGCTACCTCGGAGATAAGCTCTATTCCAAGCTCCACGTTGTCGCCAGGCATCACCATC
This genomic interval from bacterium contains the following:
- the nusG gene encoding transcription termination/antitermination factor NusG; this encodes MKFFVVHTYTGHESKVKKLLAKLIERSGLAEMFGRIVVPVERVWRVKKGKKSVEERRLFPGHVLVEMEPREETFKLVNSTPGVVRLLGTKESPSALTDEEALAVMEEMDKGQEKMAAEVPFSTGESVKIISGPFAGFIGTVDEINPERGKVRVFVTIFGRSTPIELDIIEVQTI
- the secE gene encoding preprotein translocase subunit SecE → MWTKIADFFKGTFVEMRRVSWTGRKELVATTGAVLVLTLIVTLFVFGIDKLFQFLLQLLLGLAG
- the rpmG gene encoding 50S ribosomal protein L33, giving the protein MRVIITLACSDCKSRNYTTEKNKQKTQERIAVKKYCRFCKKHTEHKEVK
- the tuf gene encoding elongation factor Tu (EF-Tu; promotes GTP-dependent binding of aminoacyl-tRNA to the A-site of ribosomes during protein biosynthesis; when the tRNA anticodon matches the mRNA codon, GTP hydrolysis results; the inactive EF-Tu-GDP leaves the ribosome and release of GDP is promoted by elongation factor Ts; many prokaryotes have two copies of the gene encoding EF-Tu), producing MVMPGDNVELGIELISEVALEEGSRFAIREGGRTVGAGVVTKVIE